One region of Malania oleifera isolate guangnan ecotype guangnan chromosome 6, ASM2987363v1, whole genome shotgun sequence genomic DNA includes:
- the LOC131158883 gene encoding probable LRR receptor-like serine/threonine-protein kinase At2g24230, whose product MGIGYFGSFLVLSVLFGLGICQQPNTDGFYVADFLQKMGLTSSQVYSFSSPFCNWQGVFCDAKQEHVIGLVFPNFGLTGLVPETTIGKLGKLQCLDLSSNKITGLSSDFWSLGSLKSLNLSRNQISGNLSSNIGNFGLLESLDLSCNSFSGEIPASISSLVSLQVLKLYQNGFDSSIPLGLVNCQSLVSIDLSSNRLNGTLPHGFLSAFPKLKTLNIAGNGIEGRDSDFLELKSITNLNISKNQFQGSVLGVLKEPLEVIDLSGNRFQGHISQVHLNLNYNWSNLFYLDLSENQLSGEIFHELNQAQNLKHLNLAHNRFSKQKFPQIDMLLGLEYLNLSRTNLMLRIPSEFSQFNSLNTLDLSENHLTGKIPFLSVKSLQIFDVSRNNLSGEIPLSLIEKLPWMERFNFSYNNLTLCASEFSPETLETAFIGSLDSCPIAANPGLLKRRANKHRGLELALALTLSMVFLLGGLLLFVAFGCRRKAKMWAVKQNSYKEEQIISGPFSFQTDSTTWVADVKQATSVPVVIFEKPLLNFTFADLLYATSNFERGTLLAEGRFGPVYRGFLAGGIHVAVKVLVYGSVMTDQEAARELECLGRIKHPNLVPLTGYCLAGEQRIAIYDYMENGNLQNLLHDLPLGVQTTEDWSTDTWEEDDNNGIQHVGSEGLLTTWKFRYKIALGTARALAFLHHGCSPPMIHRDVKASSVYLDSNLEPRLSDFGLAKIFANGLDDDIFRGSPGYAPPEFSEQTSGSPQSATPKSDVYGFGVVLFELITGKKPVGDDYPDVKEANLVSWVRGLVKKNEVFRAIDSKIRGTAPDTQMEEALKIGYLCTADFPSKRPSMQQIVGLLKDIEPVANQ is encoded by the coding sequence ATGGGTATTGGTTATTTTGGTTCTTTTCTGGTTCTGTCAGTTTTGTTCGGCCTTGGAATTTGTCAACAACCCAATACAGATGGGTTCTATGTCGCAGATTTCTTGCAGAAGATGGGTTTAACCTCTTCTCAAGTTTACAGCTTTTCCTCTCCTTTTTGCAACTGGCAAGGAGTGTTCTGTGATGCCAAACAGGAACATGTTATTGGGTTGGTGTTTCCTAATTTTGGTCTCACCGGATTGGTTCCTGAGACCACCATTGGCAAGCTCGGCAAGCTTCAGTGTTTGGATCTCAGCAGTAACAAAATTACTGGTCTGTCTTCGGATTTCTGGAGTTTGGGTTCACTCAAGTCCCTTAATCTTTCCCGTAACCAGATTTCAGGTAACCTCTCAAGCAACATAGGCAATTTTGGTTTACTTGAGAGCTTAGACCTTTCCTGTAACAGTTTCTCTGGTGAAATTCCTGCTTCTATAAGCTCCCTTGTCAGTCTGCAAGTGCTTAAACTCTATCAGAATGGGTTTGACTCGAGCATTCCATTGGGTCTTGTAAATTGCCAATCTTTGGTTTCGATTGATCTTTCATCGAATCGGCTAAACGGGACGCTTCCTCATGGTTTTCTTTCAGCTTTTCCTAAGCTCAAAACCTTGAACATTGCTGGAAATGGGATAGAGGGAAGGGATTCTGATTTCTTGGAGTTGAAGTCCATCACTAATCTTAACATATCCAAGAATCAGTTTCAGGGTTCTGTCTTAGGTGTTCTTAAGGAGCCACTGGAGGTCATTGACTTGAGTGGAAACCGGTTTCAAGGTCACATTTCTCAGGTACATCTCAATTTGAACTATAATTGGTCTAATTTGTTCTATCTAGATTTGTCTGAGAATCAGCTCAGTGGAGAGATTTTCCATGAGTTGAATCAAGCCCAGAATCTCAAGCACCTGAATCTTGCGCACAATAGATTTTCGAAACAGAAATTCCCACAAATTGATATGCTCCTGGGTTTAGAATACCTTAACTTGTCTAGAACTAATCTTATGCTTCGCATTCCCTCTGAATTCTCACAATTTAATAGCTTGAATACCCTTGATCTTTCTGAGAACCATCTCACTGGTAAAATTCCGTTTTTGAGTGTAAAGAGTCTCCAAATTTTTGATGTTTCCCGCAACAATTTAAGTGGAGAAATTCCACTATCACTCATAGAAAAACTACCATGGATGGAGAGATTCAACTTCTCTTACAACAACTTAACCTTATGTGCTTCAGAATTCTCACCTGAGACCCTAGAAACAGCTTTCATTGGATCACTAGACAGCTGCCCTATTGCTGCAAACCCAGGTCTCTTGAAAAGAAGAGCCAACAAACACAGGGGACTCGAGCTTGCCTTAGCTTTAACTCTTTCAATGGTCTTTTTGCTGGGGGGTTTGTTATTATTTGTGGCTTTTGGTTGTAGAAGGAAAGCCAAAATGTGGGCCGTGAAACAGAACTCATACAAAGAAGAACAAATTATTTCTGGCCCATTTTCCTTCCAGACCGATTCGACCACATGGGTTGCTGATGTTAAGCAAGCAACATCAGTCCCGGTAGTAATTTTTGAGAAGCCATTGTTGAATTTCACATTTGCAGACCTCTTATATGCAACTTCAAATTTTGAGCGAGGTACCCTATTGGCTGAAGGCAGATTTGGGCCTGTTTATAGAGGATTTTTAGCTGGTGGGATTCATGTTGCAGTTAAAGTTTTGGTCTATGGATCCGTCATGACAGACCAAGAAGCTGCAAGAGAGCTTGAGTGTCTTGGTCGAATCAAACACCCCAATCTTGTACCCTTGACTGGCTACTGCTTAGCTGGAGAACAAAGAATTGCCATTTACGACTACATGGAGAATGGGAACTTGCAAAATTTGCTTCATGACTTACCTCTCGGGGTTCAAACAACAGAGGATTGGAGCACGGATACATGGGAAGAAGATGATAACAATGGGATTCAACATGTTGGTTCTGAAGGATTATTGACAACATGGAAATTCCGATACAAAATAGCACTCGGCACCGCCCGAGCACTTGCATTTCTCCACCATGGATGCTCACCCCCAATGATTCACAGAGATGTTAAAGCTAGCAGTGTTTATCTTGATTCTAACTTGGAGCCAAGATTATCAGATTTTGGACTggcaaagatttttgcaaatggCTTAGATGATGACATCTTTCGTGGGTCACCTGGGTATGCGCCACCCGAGTTTTCTGAGCAAACAAGTGGCTCCCCACAGTCTGCAACACCAAAATCTGATGTCTATGGATTTGGCGTTGTTTTGTTTGAGCTAATTACAGGTAAAAAGCCAGTTGGAGATGATTATCCAGATGTGAAAGAAGCAAACTTAGTGAGCTGGGTCAGAGGATTGGTAAAGAAGAATGAGGTGTTTAGAGCAATTGATTCAAAAATTCGAGGAACAGCACCGGATACTCAAATGGAGGAGGCCTTGAAGATTGGGTATCTGTGCACTGCTGACTTTCCCTCAAAGCGACCAAGCATGCAGCAGATAGTTGGACTTCTTAAAGATATTGAACCAGTTGCAAATCAGTAA